TCATCTATATTGCATTTcttataaaataaggtttaaaaaaaaccggtcaacaatttccactaaattaatttctatacatggtaactacaggCTAACTACACTGTTGCTACATAATTACTACATTTATATGTAATTACCAAGGGCGACACCTGAAGGGGAAATGTGTAcgtttcaaaaatattttgccCGTTTTTTTCATATAAGCCCCATGGAAGCGACAGTGGGAATCGATATTTTTATACGATAAGTATCAAACGATagtaaaatatgaaatatttgaattattaactttattattataaaatatatatattatataggTACAATTGGTAAAACTGTACGAAATCAGTCCCCAGGACGTTTTGCTGTCGCACTCTCAAATAAATGTCAACTGTGAGCACCATTAAATTACCATCGCTGAGAGGAACCACACCACTCAATTTTGAACTAGTTCAACAAGTCGAACATAATTAACGGgtttaaaaagaaaacaaatttatattaaagaaaattattaTGTTTTAATATCAGGAGAGCAAGCAAACTTTAGTCGAGATTTCTCGCACATGCTTCCTAATCACCAGTATCTGCTTAATGCAGGAACATTGCTGCGACCAATAAACGACCATCCTCGAGatgattaaaaacaaaaaaaaaggttttatttACAAAACGGAAAATGTGCATCGCGATGAAATGAGAGTGAAGAGTATATTAGGCTTGAATCAGAAACTTTCCAGCATCATGGTCCAGATGTTCGAGTTCTGGCTTCTTTTTCGGAAAGTAGGGATTATGCTCCGGATCGGCATTCAAGCTGAAAATGATTTAAAGTTTATAATAACCCAACATCAGGTATGTACGAAAACTTACTGATATAGACTGATGGCCTCCTCGCACTTGACATTGTACCACCAATCGCAGGCAAACTCCTTCTGGTTGAAGATAGTGCCATTTGTGCACAGAAACTTGGCACCCTGGTGTCCTTCGCGTCCATCGTGGCACACGTGGTAGGCCTGGCAGCCAGTCTCCACATTCGCATACATTCCCGGAACGGCGGGGACATTATGACAGCTGAATTGGGTGTGGGGCACCTCGTGATATATAGGATAATCTACGCCAGCCACTCCCGGTATCTTGTTCAGATCTTGTTTCTCCTCATGCCGCGGATGTTCCGGTTGAGGGGGATTAAACAGATATCCGAATTTCTGTAAACATATCAAATGTGGAGATTGCATAAGAAAGTTCGTGCCCCAACCGGTTTCACAGCCGCCCCATAGCCTCCTAGCAGCCTCCTCTCTGTCTCAAACGATCAAACGTGTGTGAGTGGAGTGCCACAATTGCATGTTATGTTACAATTTTTGGGTCAAAAGTGAACGGAGTACAGAGCCCAGCGCCAACATAGTCCAAAAGCTTTGTCAATTGGGTGGCACACGCTCCTCTTAATTGATTCCTCAGCATAATTGCACTTGAGCCCGTCCCCCTAGTCACGCGGATGATCCTCACCTGCACTTCAATGGCCACAGCGGCCCCCAGTACGATCAGCATCagcgagagtgagagcatCTTGGTGGCAAATGATCCGCCTACGAGTTTTAACTGGAACTGTAACTGGAGTAGGaattggagtcggagtcggattTGGAGTAACAACCGACCGACTTGGGTTTGAAAATCACACTGAAATGCAGTTTTCCGCCAGGCAGCCGAACGCCACTTCGGACCAGCCAGAGTGGGACCAAGAGCTTTCAAGGGTAGCCTAGCCTGCCGCTAATACGGGCACTCGTACAGCTAACGGTCTTCTGTTCGTGGCAactttcgattcgattcgtttcgtttctgtgttcgggggcggggggaagcTGTTTGCTCAAGCTCTTTTTCCCCCAAAATTGGCAAATTACTGTGTGCTGTGCTACCATTATGTTGTGTCCAAAAGCAAACGAAGAAAAAGTAAGGTAGGAGCCACCACAGTGGCGCACTGATGATGATACACATGTATACTTGTGCGAGACGAGTAGTAAATATGACTGATGACTGGGAACAATATGGGGGGCTAACTTTATTTTGcaagacaacaaaaattgtttacgCTTAACTAGCGAAAAACGatgaatttccatttccatttcgttttTTGCTTGGGCTTACACACTATAATACACTAAGCATAATGGTAttggggggaggggctggATAGGGTGGGATAGGTGCTTGTAATaattgggaatgggaatgggaaagcATTAATCGGTCGGTGCGAAGTGTGCCATTATATGTGTAGTCGTATATGGCCAATGTTTTGAAATGATATGCAGTTAGATAATGGGAATGTTGCACTTTATGAATGGAGTGGGCAAATTCTACTAGAGTTAGGAGGGTCTTAAAATCCTAATAAATCTTGTGCGCCGTCTGATGCAAGTCCAATTTGTTCAACAGATCGTCAAACTCGCTGAAGAGCTAAAAGAGAGGCAACCAGAGGAAGAGGATTACATCATTTAACTGGCGATTATAAGTCGTCCCCCCAAGAGGAGCCCCGCTACTCACATGAGTTGTACCATAGCTGTCCACGTAGGTCTTGCTTCCACGGACGGTCTTCTTGAAGGGGGGCAGCACCGGACTGTGACCATGCAGGAGATTCACATTCTGATAAGACTGCGCCTTGGCCGATCCGGCTGCTGACGATGAGTGGCTCTTGCCCACGGTGGGGGCCAGGTCAAGAAAATTGGGCACTAAAAGCCATCGGAAGGGGAAGAGCCATGAGCCGTGAAGGAGAGGAGAAACCACCCAAATCTTGACTCACTTTTCTTGGGCTGCAATCTCACTTGATTGAGCAATGGATtgtgcagctggagctgcctGTAGACGGGCAGAGCGTGCTTTGGGGGCACCAGCACGTGCTGGCGACCCACTGCCTGGGGATACAGATAGGTGGTCTCCACGGTGGGCACATTGCGGTAGTGATAGCGACCTTCACGGGGCGTGTACCTTCCATCGGAGCTGAGGGCGATGTGAAAGACGGTACGCGTGGGTTTGTTGTAGTATTGATAGACCTTGGGGCGGAACAGAGAAAAACCGATTTAgaacggatggatggatggaaccTTCCGGGAAGGGATCTTCTGCTGACTGATTTACCTGCGGACTGCGCTGCTCGGGCACAATGCCGTCGGGCACCGCTATGCCCTCCTTCTGAAGCCGATTCAGAAAGAGGCGATCCGTTTCGAAGGCGGTTTCGGGCACCTTGCCACCCGCATGTGGCAGAACTTGCTCGCGATAGATTTGACGTTTCTTGAAATGGGTTTTACGACAGAATTATTTATGGTCGGGCCACAACAGGGGGGTTTCCGTTTACACACCTTATGATTGCGTTCCGCAAACTGCGAGTCTTGGGCAATGGTGGCCGGACTCAAGCATAGATAGAGGAGCGTGATCAAGGAGATCACATATGGCGATGGCATTTTTCTGAATTTGAAATCGAATTCCGATTCGGTGGCAGG
The sequence above is a segment of the Drosophila pseudoobscura strain MV-25-SWS-2005 chromosome X, UCI_Dpse_MV25, whole genome shotgun sequence genome. Coding sequences within it:
- the LOC117185098 gene encoding uncharacterized protein, giving the protein MLSLSLMLIVLGAAVAIEVQKFGYLFNPPQPEHPRHEEKQDLNKIPGVAGVDYPIYHEVPHTQFSCHNVPAVPGMYANVETGCQAYHVCHDGREGHQGAKFLCTNGTIFNQKEFACDWWYNVKCEEAISLYHLNADPEHNPYFPKKKPELEHLDHDAGKFLIQA
- the LOC4812309 gene encoding uncharacterized protein produces the protein MPSPYVISLITLLYLCLSPATIAQDSQFAERNHKKRQIYREQVLPHAGGKVPETAFETDRLFLNRLQKEGIAVPDGIVPEQRSPQVYQYYNKPTRTVFHIALSSDGRYTPREGRYHYRNVPTVETTYLYPQAVGRQHVLVPPKHALPVYRQLQLHNPLLNQVRLQPKKMPNFLDLAPTVGKSHSSSAAGSAKAQSYQNVNLLHGHSPVLPPFKKTVRGSKTYVDSYGTTHLFSEFDDLLNKLDLHQTAHKIY